Proteins from a single region of Pseudodesulfovibrio portus:
- the xrtD gene encoding VPLPA-CTERM-specific exosortase XrtD: protein MTRFILYALALVSWVAIFWADFPVLVHFWNGEDYSHCYLIVPIIIYLVWNNRSRIAEASGGSGFFGYLLLLISILFLFIGRFGSLRYFVNLSMWSSFCGMALVALGQRSFRALWLPMVIGVFAIPFPAFIDRLASFRLRLISSYLSEQVLRLLNIPVFREGNVIDLGVIQLQVVDACSGLRYLWPSILMALLVGWFFLKAPWKRIVLLLASIPVTIFSNAFRIALTGILTKFIDPVLAQGFFHDFSGWLVYVLSLGILWGITMLLASERDKNSGDDVKPVDVARFNAVLPGAWNGAVVLVLLATLWAGPFFLKQQQYTPHRHRFTGLPVQVAQWQGKYSKLSEPVLKSLGLDDYMNGQFSTPGERGDIWVLVSWYAHQTVEHAAHAPTSCLLGGGWDMLSKRVLPPVSGGRAFPVTQMVLGKGSQKLISNFWLLQRGRVVTSEWRNKWYLVQDALLQQRTDGALVRIEMAVPPGKTVEQTQETLNDFAAALRQELSVYLPEDY from the coding sequence ATCTATCTCGTCTGGAACAACCGCAGCCGCATAGCCGAGGCTTCGGGCGGGAGCGGGTTTTTTGGATACCTGCTGCTTTTAATTTCCATTCTATTCCTTTTCATAGGCCGCTTCGGCTCACTGCGCTATTTCGTCAACCTGTCCATGTGGTCGTCGTTTTGCGGCATGGCATTGGTGGCCCTTGGGCAACGGTCCTTCCGTGCCCTGTGGCTGCCCATGGTGATCGGTGTTTTTGCCATCCCGTTCCCCGCTTTCATCGACCGCTTGGCGAGCTTCCGGTTGCGGTTGATTTCATCCTATCTGTCCGAGCAGGTGCTGCGGTTGCTGAATATCCCGGTTTTTCGGGAGGGCAACGTCATCGATCTTGGTGTGATTCAACTTCAGGTAGTGGATGCATGTAGCGGCTTGCGTTACCTGTGGCCTTCCATACTCATGGCGTTGCTTGTGGGCTGGTTTTTCCTCAAGGCCCCATGGAAGCGGATTGTCCTGCTGCTTGCCTCCATACCGGTGACCATCTTTTCCAATGCCTTCCGCATCGCCCTGACCGGCATCCTGACCAAGTTCATCGACCCGGTTTTGGCCCAAGGGTTTTTCCATGATTTTTCCGGCTGGCTGGTCTATGTGCTTTCCTTAGGCATTTTGTGGGGCATCACCATGCTGCTGGCCTCGGAGCGGGACAAGAACTCCGGCGACGACGTCAAGCCGGTTGATGTTGCGCGATTCAACGCTGTTCTGCCGGGAGCATGGAACGGAGCCGTAGTGTTGGTCTTGTTGGCAACGTTGTGGGCCGGGCCGTTTTTCCTCAAGCAACAGCAGTACACTCCCCACCGCCACCGATTTACCGGGTTGCCTGTGCAGGTCGCGCAGTGGCAGGGCAAGTATTCGAAATTGTCCGAGCCTGTGCTCAAGAGCCTTGGTTTGGACGATTACATGAATGGACAGTTCTCCACTCCGGGTGAACGCGGTGATATCTGGGTCCTTGTTTCCTGGTATGCCCATCAGACGGTGGAGCATGCAGCTCATGCGCCCACTTCCTGTCTCCTTGGTGGCGGCTGGGATATGTTGTCCAAGCGCGTTCTTCCGCCCGTCAGCGGTGGGCGAGCATTCCCCGTCACTCAGATGGTGCTGGGAAAGGGCAGCCAGAAGCTGATTTCGAATTTCTGGCTGCTACAGCGCGGTCGTGTGGTGACAAGCGAATGGCGTAACAAGTGGTATCTCGTGCAGGACGCCCTGTTGCAGCAAAGAACCGATGGTGCCTTGGTCCGCATCGAAATGGCCGTGCCCCCGGGCAAGACCGTTGAGCAGACCCAGGAGACACTGAATGATTTTGCCGCGGCGTTACGACAGGAGTTGAGTGTCTATCTCCCCGAAGATTATTAG
- a CDS encoding tyrosine-type recombinase/integrase has product MAFRKYTGKGGKYRVQFKHRGRTYSHVVKTKIEGEVWKVETLKQLKKMERRETADLMCSTITRKYLEDCAARMQPQTVEEKKRHIKKFAKYVAKSYPPEQLLVEQVTIELARNFIAHIQKAKTNKTANRYLRNLKACWNWNIKQGENIGNPFSKIEKYPEEVYVKKVPSTQDVVSVIMAADRFQADFLQLLLQTAARPGEIRKLKWEDVFFDRKMIRLWTRKRKGGGMTPRPALMTPTMREILDRRWKDRKNSPWVFTDPATGDRYERSAKELREMTRRLCDKAGVPYFDMYSLRHYVSQRVIDSGKANPVDIQKLLGHQRLTTTDNYIRSLVPDMQHLNGILESLLDEGLAEKSKPTAASGRTKIQ; this is encoded by the coding sequence ATGGCATTCCGGAAATACACAGGAAAGGGAGGGAAGTACCGCGTCCAATTCAAACACAGAGGAAGAACTTACAGTCACGTTGTAAAAACAAAAATAGAAGGCGAGGTGTGGAAAGTGGAAACCTTAAAACAACTCAAAAAAATGGAGAGGAGGGAGACCGCCGATTTGATGTGTTCAACGATAACTAGGAAGTATTTAGAAGACTGCGCGGCTAGGATGCAGCCGCAAACGGTTGAGGAAAAGAAACGGCATATAAAAAAATTTGCGAAATATGTCGCCAAATCTTACCCCCCGGAGCAACTACTTGTTGAGCAAGTTACAATTGAGTTGGCGCGAAATTTTATAGCGCATATTCAAAAGGCCAAAACCAACAAGACCGCCAACAGGTATCTGCGAAATCTGAAGGCCTGTTGGAACTGGAACATCAAGCAGGGTGAGAACATCGGCAACCCGTTTAGCAAGATCGAGAAGTACCCTGAAGAGGTCTACGTAAAGAAAGTGCCTTCAACGCAAGATGTGGTCTCGGTGATTATGGCAGCTGACAGATTTCAAGCTGACTTTCTCCAACTCCTCCTCCAGACTGCCGCGAGACCCGGCGAAATACGTAAACTCAAATGGGAAGACGTCTTCTTTGACCGTAAAATGATTCGACTATGGACAAGAAAACGCAAGGGCGGGGGTATGACCCCCCGCCCGGCCCTGATGACGCCCACAATGCGCGAGATATTGGACCGTCGTTGGAAGGACCGCAAAAACAGTCCGTGGGTGTTCACGGATCCTGCAACCGGCGATAGGTACGAACGTTCGGCCAAAGAACTCAGAGAGATGACACGGCGTCTTTGTGACAAAGCAGGGGTTCCCTACTTCGACATGTATTCTCTACGCCACTATGTGAGCCAACGAGTCATCGATTCGGGAAAAGCCAACCCGGTGGACATCCAGAAGTTGCTTGGCCACCAGCGCCTGACAACGACCGATAATTATATCCGATCACTCGTCCCGGATATGCAACATTTGAACGGCATCCTCGAGTCCCTTTTGGACGAAGGTCTGGCAGAAAAGTCCAAACCAACTGCCGCAAGCGGCCGGACGAAAATCCAATAG
- a CDS encoding substrate-binding periplasmic protein — protein MPIFIKNNACLRPVLPGARTLGTLILLIALIPILFVSTASGQETDKIRVAGFLYPPFYQTQSGVPEGIAVDLANAIFSRLNRECSVAIFPLKRTLSMLKNGEADCTLILIKTPERQKFLHFTEPIITVRGLIWSAAHRGAIQFQALDDLRQYKIGVTRGYSYGPEFDDFLQTMQIETANSDYSNMLKLLENRIDIFPGNELVVDSLIKRHPELQDKLLHSSKAFIEWELRIAVSRKSWVSSLLPEIEAVLADLKREGVVSDIVKTYLP, from the coding sequence ATGCCAATCTTTATCAAAAACAATGCATGTTTGCGGCCAGTCTTACCGGGCGCCAGGACGCTCGGCACTTTGATCCTGTTGATTGCACTTATCCCTATTCTTTTCGTGTCAACCGCCAGCGGGCAAGAAACGGACAAGATTCGAGTGGCAGGATTTCTTTATCCCCCGTTCTACCAAACACAAAGTGGAGTCCCCGAGGGAATAGCCGTAGATTTGGCCAACGCAATTTTTTCTCGACTGAACCGAGAGTGTTCTGTTGCTATCTTCCCGTTGAAGAGAACATTATCAATGCTGAAAAATGGAGAGGCGGACTGCACGCTCATTTTGATTAAAACGCCGGAGCGTCAGAAGTTCCTACACTTCACCGAACCAATCATCACAGTGCGAGGATTAATATGGTCAGCGGCCCACAGAGGAGCCATTCAGTTTCAAGCACTTGACGACCTGCGACAATACAAGATTGGTGTCACCCGCGGTTACAGCTATGGTCCGGAGTTCGACGATTTTCTCCAAACAATGCAGATAGAAACGGCAAACAGCGACTACTCCAACATGCTCAAATTGTTGGAAAACAGAATTGACATCTTCCCCGGCAATGAACTGGTTGTTGACTCACTCATCAAACGCCACCCCGAACTGCAGGACAAACTCCTCCATTCAAGCAAGGCGTTTATTGAATGGGAGCTTAGAATTGCAGTCAGTCGAAAGTCATGGGTTTCCTCTTTGCTTCCCGAAATCGAGGCGGTACTAGCCGACTTGAAACGTGAAGGGGTCGTGTCCGACATTGTCAAGACATACCTACCGTAA
- a CDS encoding VPLPA-CTERM sorting domain-containing protein: MKKLFLLTLLTAVLSSSMAFAMTATIQFTTDNQLTELTLNGKSIIPTATITGNLDDWREVKSFNFEYDPSQSYLFTWSIKNYDTSGKAGTEGSSTLPTSGNPIGFIAQVDLDGTPGWELTSQLDQYWSVAGDYGVEYDYGTGAWGNRPASISSDAKWLSVTDGASTMEASLTLTPTPIPGAAWLLGSGLVGLVGLRRRFKS; encoded by the coding sequence ATGAAAAAGCTTTTTCTTCTGACCCTGCTCACCGCTGTACTCTCATCTTCCATGGCCTTTGCCATGACCGCGACCATTCAATTCACCACAGACAACCAATTAACCGAACTCACTCTTAACGGTAAAAGCATTATCCCAACCGCCACTATTACTGGAAATTTAGATGACTGGCGTGAGGTTAAGTCTTTCAACTTTGAATATGACCCAAGCCAATCCTATCTCTTCACCTGGTCCATCAAAAACTATGACACGAGCGGCAAGGCTGGGACTGAGGGCTCTAGCACTCTCCCTACCAGCGGAAACCCCATCGGCTTCATTGCCCAGGTTGATCTGGACGGTACCCCTGGATGGGAACTCACCTCACAACTCGATCAATACTGGTCTGTTGCAGGCGATTATGGCGTTGAATACGATTACGGAACCGGGGCATGGGGCAATCGCCCCGCATCCATCTCCTCTGATGCCAAATGGCTCAGTGTAACCGATGGTGCTTCAACCATGGAAGCCAGCCTCACCCTGACCCCGACTCCGATCCCTGGTGCAGCATGGTTACTCGGCTCCGGCCTGGTCGGCTTGGTGGGCCTGCGCAGACGGTTCAAAAGCTAA
- a CDS encoding helix-turn-helix domain-containing protein, translating to MGNASLASKALSPDATEALKSLGANIKEARVRRGMTQVELAMRASTSHATLIRLERGEPSVGIGILVQVLDVLGLAEGLGQVADPDMDKVGKSLQQLKSPKRVRAKKRDDLDF from the coding sequence ATGGGAAATGCTTCGCTTGCAAGTAAGGCTTTGTCTCCCGACGCAACAGAAGCGCTAAAGTCGCTGGGCGCGAATATTAAGGAAGCGCGCGTGCGCCGTGGGATGACGCAGGTCGAACTGGCCATGCGGGCATCGACCAGCCACGCTACACTGATTCGACTGGAACGCGGCGAGCCGTCGGTGGGCATCGGCATCCTGGTTCAGGTGCTGGATGTACTTGGGTTAGCTGAAGGGCTAGGCCAGGTGGCCGATCCGGACATGGACAAAGTGGGGAAGTCCCTCCAGCAGTTGAAAAGCCCGAAGCGGGTTCGTGCGAAGAAGCGTGATGATCTCGACTTCTAG
- a CDS encoding type II toxin-antitoxin system HipA family toxin has translation MPTDKTYVYLYLDGAFVPAGLLVMHQDGREVVSTFAYGRRYLERRDAAAVDPLQLPLGQAEYHAVGVFRAFQDVSPDGWGRHLLDRAAERDGVVPSEFDYLTVLNQEDRIGALAFGPDLSGPSPAKPTWRPEEIPGDRIDLATMLRDVDAVLNHESLPADQRRFLIRGSSVGGAQPKAAVVYEGRPWIAKFSRELEQWPTCRIELAAMRLAAKCGIRVPECRVVDVGGRDVFLTARFDREGSLLMRRHFLSAMTLTGADSLTDGTYGDIALAIRRFGVAAHLKADLEELFRRMVFNILCNNWDDHLKNHGFLYDTTSGKWRLSPAYDIVPQPQREGDEASRLTLGVGKLGRVATLENALSRCADFDLDLPKAREIIHGMATLVRENWREENRQAGIPEVKLRLIEEAYKSSLNKEKNI, from the coding sequence ATGCCCACGGACAAGACTTACGTCTATCTCTACCTAGACGGTGCATTTGTGCCCGCCGGATTGTTGGTCATGCACCAGGACGGTCGGGAGGTGGTTTCCACATTCGCTTATGGCCGTCGCTACCTTGAACGAAGGGATGCAGCTGCCGTTGATCCGCTCCAGTTACCGCTGGGGCAGGCCGAATATCATGCTGTAGGCGTATTTCGGGCATTCCAAGATGTCAGCCCGGACGGCTGGGGCCGCCATCTGCTGGATAGGGCTGCAGAACGGGACGGGGTCGTTCCCTCGGAATTCGATTATCTCACCGTCCTGAACCAGGAGGACCGCATAGGAGCACTCGCCTTTGGGCCGGACCTGAGCGGCCCAAGCCCAGCTAAGCCCACCTGGCGGCCCGAGGAAATCCCCGGAGACCGCATCGATTTGGCCACCATGCTCCGGGACGTGGATGCGGTCCTCAACCATGAGTCTTTGCCCGCCGACCAGCGGCGCTTCCTGATTCGCGGTTCGTCCGTGGGCGGCGCGCAACCAAAGGCGGCCGTGGTGTACGAGGGAAGGCCCTGGATCGCCAAATTCTCGCGGGAACTGGAACAGTGGCCGACCTGCCGTATTGAGTTGGCGGCTATGCGGCTGGCTGCGAAGTGCGGCATTCGGGTTCCCGAGTGCCGCGTGGTTGACGTTGGCGGACGGGATGTCTTCTTGACCGCCAGGTTCGACAGAGAAGGTAGCCTGCTCATGCGCCGCCACTTTCTTTCGGCCATGACGCTCACCGGGGCGGACAGCCTGACCGACGGGACTTACGGCGACATCGCCTTGGCCATTCGTCGGTTCGGGGTGGCAGCCCACCTCAAGGCCGATCTTGAGGAGTTGTTCCGCCGCATGGTCTTCAACATCCTGTGCAACAACTGGGATGATCACCTCAAAAATCATGGATTCCTTTACGATACCACAAGCGGTAAGTGGCGACTATCGCCCGCCTACGATATCGTGCCGCAACCCCAGCGCGAGGGTGATGAAGCGAGCCGTTTGACATTGGGTGTCGGTAAGCTCGGTCGAGTCGCCACCCTTGAAAATGCACTGTCGAGATGTGCTGATTTTGATCTCGACTTGCCCAAGGCACGGGAAATAATCCACGGTATGGCTACACTGGTCCGTGAAAATTGGCGGGAAGAAAACAGGCAGGCAGGTATACCAGAAGTAAAATTGCGGCTGATTGAAGAGGCATACAAGAGCTCCTTGAACAAGGAGAAAAACATATGA
- a CDS encoding caspase family protein yields the protein MKKFVLHAVCLSVLLLATNAMASTYTISKGQKLYFQSDYVGALQEFRAAYEEHKDNPMINYFIGLCFERLRQDQEAIEAFGHAIALKPDYKLAKLHLARVYYSLGAMGECAEQVNSLIILGYRFKTQDTAMLEDVMEGASTPSHVPQSQIRLEKQLGTVQPRPVVEPKEPEPVIPVIPDERRIALVVGNSHYGFAPLDNPVNDANDVSAKLRQLNFEVQLVTDADRKEMVKAINRFGDALRTADVGLFYYAGHGIQVKGVNYLVPVDAKMASEGDVEFETVHLGRVLAKMEESQSLNIAILDACRDNPFARGYRSVSRGLARVDAPMGSIVAYATAPGAVAADGDGRNGVYTKFLLKNLSVPGLRIEEVLKRVRIDVLQATGNKQVPWESTSLVGNFMFVGTKAESVQ from the coding sequence ATGAAGAAATTTGTGCTTCATGCTGTCTGTCTTAGTGTATTGCTGCTGGCCACGAATGCCATGGCCTCGACGTATACCATTTCCAAGGGCCAGAAGCTTTACTTCCAGAGTGATTATGTTGGTGCCCTGCAGGAATTCAGAGCAGCTTACGAAGAACATAAAGACAATCCGATGATAAATTATTTCATTGGGTTGTGTTTTGAGCGTCTGAGGCAGGATCAGGAAGCCATCGAGGCGTTTGGCCACGCAATAGCCTTGAAGCCGGATTACAAGCTGGCGAAACTCCATCTGGCCAGAGTGTATTATTCATTGGGGGCAATGGGGGAGTGTGCCGAGCAGGTCAATTCGCTTATTATACTTGGCTATCGGTTCAAAACGCAGGACACGGCCATGCTTGAAGACGTCATGGAAGGGGCCAGCACCCCGTCTCATGTCCCGCAATCCCAGATACGGCTTGAAAAGCAGTTGGGCACAGTCCAGCCGAGGCCTGTTGTTGAACCCAAGGAACCTGAGCCGGTCATCCCTGTCATACCGGATGAGAGGCGGATCGCGCTCGTTGTGGGGAATTCTCATTACGGATTTGCGCCTTTGGACAATCCGGTCAATGACGCGAATGATGTCTCTGCGAAACTGCGGCAGCTGAATTTTGAAGTCCAACTCGTGACCGATGCTGACCGCAAGGAAATGGTCAAGGCCATCAATCGATTCGGCGACGCGTTGCGTACTGCTGATGTGGGCCTTTTTTATTATGCGGGCCATGGTATACAGGTGAAGGGTGTCAATTACCTTGTCCCAGTAGACGCGAAGATGGCGTCTGAAGGCGATGTCGAATTTGAAACGGTTCATTTGGGCAGGGTGCTTGCCAAGATGGAGGAGTCTCAGAGCCTGAATATCGCGATCCTGGATGCATGCAGGGATAATCCCTTTGCGCGGGGTTACAGAAGTGTGAGCAGAGGGCTTGCAAGGGTTGATGCTCCCATGGGGTCGATTGTCGCTTATGCCACTGCTCCCGGAGCGGTGGCTGCCGACGGAGACGGGAGAAACGGCGTCTACACCAAGTTTTTGTTGAAGAATCTCTCGGTTCCGGGGCTTCGCATAGAGGAAGTGCTCAAGCGCGTCAGGATCGATGTCCTGCAGGCGACCGGGAACAAGCAGGTTCCATGGGAATCAACCTCCCTAGTTGGGAACTTTATGTTTGTTGGGACCAAGGCTGAAAGCGTACAGTAA
- a CDS encoding DUF4384 domain-containing protein: MMNKFPIALSCLILLLLCACVSKTIDYNLPKEAPTVKKTDYSDALRKLGRMTRVFNSPKIKIQTVGVVDDTGAAQATGGEIPYDITEMIKSAVNSIGGSVVFIPYDPHYLSNMYKLKYTTLQNKVKPDILISGGITEFDRSLVATGDSYDFGGEFGMGSNAPSGDLNFQDRNSISSVTLDLNLVDIESMAMVPRMQAVNSVRVYKGARDTEIGFSILGVTFGVKGSVKKIQGRHAAVRTLVELSILEVVGKYLGLPYWKCLDAGSAKPDPVVLETIKDRYYFASKQEKISMVQNLLRIYGYPVRQNGVLDKTTVSALKDCKAKYTISGNKLDEKFYEQLFINAPAITGRAAGPAAVEIKSGKNTEQSSAASRPERPATTVATSTVEVQKHVQASSGTGKKLKVDVWTDKREYTEGDNIVINIKGNTDFFAKVVYETASGDLVQLLPNMYRQVSYFKGGRVYSIPDTGDKFEMEIAPPFGNEKIIVYASQQPLGGVKLKGTESGMGVFKGQKQELDARVRGIKVGSKTGSNTATTVVESSWSINTVR, from the coding sequence ATGATGAATAAGTTCCCGATTGCCCTCTCCTGCCTGATTTTATTGTTGCTGTGTGCGTGCGTCAGCAAGACGATCGATTATAATCTTCCGAAAGAAGCTCCGACTGTTAAGAAGACGGATTATTCAGATGCATTGCGCAAGCTCGGCAGAATGACACGGGTATTCAATTCCCCGAAGATCAAAATCCAGACCGTTGGCGTGGTCGATGACACCGGAGCAGCCCAGGCCACTGGCGGCGAGATCCCGTACGATATCACGGAGATGATCAAAAGTGCGGTGAATTCCATTGGTGGAAGCGTCGTTTTCATTCCCTATGACCCCCACTATCTTTCCAACATGTACAAGCTGAAGTACACGACGCTTCAGAACAAGGTAAAACCCGACATCCTTATTTCAGGGGGCATAACCGAGTTTGATCGCTCGCTGGTGGCAACCGGAGATTCCTATGATTTCGGCGGCGAGTTCGGCATGGGCTCCAATGCGCCGTCCGGAGATCTTAATTTTCAAGATCGGAATTCTATATCCAGTGTTACGCTGGACCTGAACCTGGTCGACATCGAAAGCATGGCCATGGTTCCTAGGATGCAGGCTGTCAATTCCGTGCGTGTTTACAAAGGAGCGCGTGATACGGAAATTGGATTTTCGATTCTTGGAGTGACTTTCGGGGTGAAAGGTAGCGTCAAGAAGATTCAGGGACGCCATGCAGCCGTCAGGACACTCGTGGAATTGAGCATCCTGGAGGTCGTGGGCAAATATCTCGGTCTTCCTTACTGGAAGTGTCTGGATGCGGGTTCGGCCAAGCCTGACCCGGTGGTCCTGGAAACCATCAAGGATCGATACTATTTTGCTTCCAAGCAAGAAAAGATCAGCATGGTCCAGAATCTGCTGCGTATATACGGGTATCCGGTCAGGCAGAATGGTGTGTTGGACAAGACAACCGTATCCGCGCTTAAGGACTGCAAGGCGAAGTATACCATTTCCGGGAACAAGCTTGATGAAAAGTTTTACGAGCAGCTGTTCATCAATGCACCGGCGATAACGGGACGGGCAGCGGGACCGGCGGCCGTAGAGATCAAGTCCGGCAAGAACACGGAGCAGTCTTCTGCTGCATCCCGACCAGAGCGACCGGCCACAACGGTGGCGACAAGCACTGTTGAAGTTCAGAAACATGTCCAGGCGTCTTCCGGTACGGGCAAGAAGCTCAAGGTGGATGTGTGGACGGACAAGCGCGAATACACCGAAGGCGACAATATTGTTATCAATATTAAAGGGAACACTGATTTCTTCGCCAAGGTCGTGTACGAAACCGCAAGCGGTGATCTCGTTCAGTTGCTCCCCAACATGTACAGGCAGGTTTCCTATTTCAAAGGAGGCCGGGTGTATTCCATACCGGATACCGGTGACAAGTTTGAAATGGAAATCGCTCCTCCGTTCGGGAATGAGAAGATCATTGTATACGCCAGTCAGCAACCGCTTGGCGGCGTGAAGCTGAAAGGCACCGAAAGCGGAATGGGGGTGTTCAAAGGTCAAAAACAGGAGCTTGATGCCCGTGTGCGTGGGATCAAGGTCGGCAGTAAGACTGGCTCCAACACAGCGACCACAGTTGTCGAATCGTCATGGAGCATCAATACGGTTAGGTGA
- a CDS encoding tetratricopeptide repeat protein has protein sequence MKVSRVAGVSFAVAFLLLTSTLCLAQSGGDVVGAFLQAAGQKESRGDFDGALVLYEKARAFKPADPQVLNGLGRTYLAKRNYEKALSFFRESVAKNKDNVAGYCNLAQLFEATQRYDDAMSFYKAALAIAPHDPRVLNRVGLLCIKRNRPHEAMDFFNLAIKSDPKAYYVYMNRARLLIGMRSFKGAIVNLDYLITQGRRSADVYFSLGVCFNGLGKPEMALKLLAEAEKLGRPSHVIWGEMGRAYLQLPDPEGARNAKRMYIRALQEKRLATYHANLGSALLRLDENGQATRQFEKALQLDSANGMNVNNLATAYFKSGEKERALAILDQGLRASPSLMTMHYNKAMILKEMGRAQEAAAIFVDLAKQRNSKSIAELAELQLQKAE, from the coding sequence GTGAAAGTTTCCCGTGTGGCTGGCGTGTCGTTTGCCGTTGCATTTCTGTTGCTGACGTCGACGCTTTGTCTTGCCCAGTCTGGGGGCGACGTTGTCGGCGCATTCCTCCAGGCCGCCGGACAGAAAGAGTCTCGCGGTGATTTTGACGGGGCGTTGGTCTTGTATGAGAAAGCCCGCGCCTTCAAGCCTGCTGATCCACAGGTGCTGAACGGCCTTGGTCGTACCTATCTTGCCAAGAGGAACTACGAAAAAGCGCTCAGCTTCTTCAGAGAGTCAGTTGCAAAGAACAAGGACAACGTTGCCGGGTATTGCAACTTGGCGCAGTTGTTCGAGGCAACGCAGCGGTATGATGACGCAATGTCCTTTTATAAGGCCGCTCTCGCTATCGCGCCTCACGACCCCAGAGTACTCAATCGCGTGGGGCTGCTGTGCATCAAACGCAATCGCCCTCACGAGGCCATGGATTTCTTCAATCTCGCGATAAAGAGCGATCCCAAAGCCTACTACGTATACATGAATAGAGCCAGGCTCCTGATAGGGATGCGATCTTTCAAGGGGGCTATCGTCAATCTCGACTATCTAATTACTCAGGGCCGCAGGAGTGCCGATGTTTATTTCTCGTTGGGCGTTTGTTTCAACGGACTTGGCAAGCCTGAGATGGCGCTCAAGTTGTTGGCGGAAGCCGAAAAATTGGGCAGACCGAGCCATGTGATCTGGGGCGAAATGGGGCGGGCTTATTTGCAATTGCCCGATCCGGAAGGCGCGCGCAACGCAAAGAGAATGTATATACGTGCTCTGCAAGAAAAGCGGCTGGCCACGTATCATGCAAATCTGGGATCGGCGTTGTTGCGGCTCGATGAAAATGGCCAGGCCACTCGACAATTCGAGAAGGCCCTGCAGCTTGATTCGGCGAACGGCATGAATGTCAATAACTTGGCCACGGCCTATTTCAAGAGCGGTGAAAAAGAGAGGGCGTTGGCGATCCTTGACCAGGGTTTGAGGGCGTCGCCGTCCCTGATGACCATGCATTACAACAAGGCAATGATTCTTAAGGAAATGGGGCGGGCCCAGGAAGCTGCAGCGATATTTGTCGACTTGGCGAAGCAGCGGAACTCAAAAAGCATCGCAGAGCTGGCAGAGCTCCAGCTGCAAAAGGCGGAATAG
- a CDS encoding OmpA family protein: MVGVLFFFLALGIGSAFGDDQGVFLDKEPTKEDLVKALSVSPAIKTRGIKIGSSKTPVSTPPKVLLNIQFKYDSAELTDKAVATLTTVGQAISESSLRHFTFRIVGHTDAAGPAGYNLNLSLKRAQAVRNFLASEFDLSDNMFEVDGMGERKLLRPAAPLDSRNRRVEIANIGP, encoded by the coding sequence ATGGTAGGTGTTTTGTTTTTTTTTCTGGCACTGGGAATTGGAAGTGCTTTTGGGGATGATCAGGGCGTATTTCTTGATAAAGAGCCGACAAAGGAGGATCTGGTCAAGGCCCTTTCCGTCAGTCCCGCAATCAAGACGCGAGGTATCAAAATCGGATCATCCAAGACGCCCGTTTCTACTCCTCCCAAGGTGTTGTTGAACATTCAGTTCAAGTATGACTCCGCTGAACTTACGGACAAAGCCGTTGCGACTTTGACGACCGTTGGGCAGGCCATATCCGAATCATCGCTGCGGCATTTCACCTTCAGAATCGTGGGGCATACCGATGCAGCCGGGCCAGCCGGATATAATTTGAACCTGTCGCTGAAGCGTGCGCAGGCTGTCCGGAATTTCCTTGCATCGGAATTCGACCTGAGTGACAACATGTTCGAGGTCGACGGGATGGGCGAGAGAAAACTCCTGAGACCGGCAGCCCCACTCGATTCACGCAATAGAAGGGTTGAGATCGCTAACATTGGCCCTTAG